A part of Aegilops tauschii subsp. strangulata cultivar AL8/78 chromosome 2, Aet v6.0, whole genome shotgun sequence genomic DNA contains:
- the LOC109782258 gene encoding putative bifunctional dihydrofolate reductase-thymidylate synthase isoform X2 — translation MMAGVTNGNSHSDIQRKYQVVVAATREMGIGKDGALPWKLPSDLKFFKDLTMATADPSKKNAVIMGRKTWESIPTKFRPLPGRLNVILTRSDSSDYATVENVVTCGSLDSSLELLASAPYSSTIEKAFLIGGGQVLRELLNASACEAIHLTDIESTIECDTFIPPIDPLVFHPWYSSSPVVENNIRHSFATFVRVRKSAEEANDSNLSELTSNDAKKKKFEIQIFSFLPKMIFEKHDEYQYLNLVQDILRSGARKNDRTGTGTISKFGCQMRFNLRKNFPLLTTKRVFWRGVLEELLWFISGSTNAKVLQEKNIRIWDGNASREYLDSIGLSQREEGDLGPVYGFQWRHFGAEYTDMHADYTGKGFDQLADVINKIKNNPDDRRIIMSAWNPTDLKKMALPPCHMFAQFYVENGELSCQMYQRSADMGLGVPFNIASYSLLTCMIAQVCDLSPGDFVHVMGDAHVYSTHVQALEEQLQKQPKPFPILKINPLKKDIDAFVASDFKLVSYDPHQKIEMKMAV, via the exons ATGATGGCAGGTGTCACAAATGGCAATTCACACAGTGATATTCAGAGAAAATATCAAGTTGTGGTTGCTGCTACCCGTGAGATGGGCATTGGGAAGGACGGAGCATTGCCATGGAAGCTGCCTAGTGACCTTAAGTTTTTTAAGGATCTCACAATGGCTACAGCAGACCCATCAAAGAAAAATGCTGTTATAATGGGAAGGAAAACATGGGAAAGCATACCCACTAAGTTCAGGCCATTGCCCGGTCGCTTGAATGTTATACTGACTCGTTCGGACAGTTCTGATTATGCAACTGTTGAAAATGTTGTCACCTGTGGAAGCTTGGATTCTTCCCTAGAACTACTAGCATCAGCTCCCTACAGCTCAACAATTGAGAAAGCCTTTCTAATAGGGGGTGGCCAGGTACTGAG GGAATTGCTAAATGCATCTGCATGTGAGGCCATCCATCTTACTGACATAGAGTCCACCATTGAGTGTGATACTTTCATTCCTCCTATTGATCCATTGGTCTTCCACCCATGGTATTCATCTTCTCCAGTTGTGGAGAACAACATTAGGCATTCTTTCGCGACCTTTGTTCGCGTTAGAAAGTCGGCAGAAGAGGCTAATGACTCAAATCTCAGTGAATTAACCAGCAATGATGCTAAGAAGAAAAAGTTTGAAATTCAGATTTTTTCATTTCTACCAAAAATGATCTTCGAAAAGCATGATGAGTATCAGTATCTCAATCTTGTTCAAGATATACTACGAAGTGGTGCTCGGAAAAATGACAGAACAGGAACAGGAACAATATCAAAATTTGGTTGTCAG ATGCGGTTTAACTTGAGGAAGAATTTTCCATTACTTACAACAAAG AGGGTGTTCTGGCGTGGTGTTCTTGAAGAACTGTTGTGGTTCATCAGTGGCTCAACAAATGCAAAG GTTTTACAGGAAAAAAATATTCGTATATGGGATGGCAATGCGTCAAGGGAGTATCTTGACAG TATTGGTCTATCACAAAGAGAGGAGGGTGACTTGGGACCAGTTTATGGATTTCAGTGGAGACACTTCGGTGCTGA ATATACTGACATGCATGCTGATTACACGGGGAAAGGTTTTGATCAGTTAGCTGATGTCATTAACAAGATCAAGAATAACCCTGACGATAGGCGTATCATTATGTCTGCATGGAATCCAACAGATCTCAAGAAGATGGCACTTCCACCTTGCCACATGTTTGCACAG TTTTATGTCGAGAATGGAGAATTATCCTGTCAGATGTATCAACGTTCAGCTGACATGGGGCTTGGTGTACCATTCAACATTGCATCATATTCTCTTCTGACGTGTATGATTGCACAAGTTTGTG ATCTTTCTCCTGGAGATTTTGTCCATGTGATGGGCGATGCCCATGTCTACAGCACGCACGTCCAAGCCTTGGAGGAACAACTTCAGAAGCAGCCCAAGCCATTTCCT ATTCTGAAGATAAACCCTCTGAAGAAGGATATAGACGCGTTCGTCGCGTCAGACTTTAAGCTGGTCTCCTACGACCCGCACCAGAAGATAGAGATGAAGATGGCAGTATAA
- the LOC109782226 gene encoding protein ANTAGONIST OF LIKE HETEROCHROMATIN PROTEIN 1-like, translating into MVAAAAARRKRSRLAPRSPARPRPPPPQLTALLAQLATSVSLALRFASDRDLLLRPSQALALDPLLLAAARAVSRLLALLPLHLQTITLTSLSLSPPTPPPSLPSSWFLRLVSASPALPDSAWRDAFRMSRPAFYALLRSLALPDPAAASSSLALPADHKLGAALYRLAHAAPARAVARRFGLPSPAAAAQAFYEVCRAVADRLAALLDLAAPDRISRAVPGFCALSLPNCCGALGYARFGGAAVTAQALVDAEGRFLDVSVGWDPAEAPPEVLPRTKLYTSQSLVLANAPHGELIGGSVPRYFLAPACCPLLPWLVTPYRDAGATDGASKERIFNNVHAQGARLVRSAFGRVRARWLLLEEPWKGECQEALPYVVVAGCLLHNFLIKCGEPMPDAAAAPVDAGADAFADFEGENDKEGERIRDVLAVHLSLVSRTQ; encoded by the coding sequence atggtcgccgccgccgccgcccgccgcaaGCGCTCCCGCCTGGCGCCGCGGTCTCCTGCGCgtccgcgtccgccgccgccgcagctgaCGGCGCTGCTGGCGCAGCTGGCCACGTCGGTGTCCCTGGCGCTGCGCTTCGCGTCGGACCGCGACCTGCTGCTCCGCCCGTCCCAGGCGCTGGCGCTCGACCCGCTGCTGCTCGCCGCGGCGCGGGCCGTGTCGCGGCTCCTGGCGCTgctcccgctccacctccagacCATCACGCTCACCTCGCTCTCGCTCTCCCCGcccacgccgccgccctcgcTGCCCTCCTCCTGGTTCCTCCGCCTCGTCTCCGCCTCCCCGGCCCTCCCGGACTCTGCCTGGCGCGACGCCTTCCGCATGTCCCGCCCCGCCTTCTACGCGCTCCTCCGCTCCCTCGCGctccccgaccccgccgccgcctcctcctccctcgcgcTGCCGGCCGACCACAAGCTCGGCGCCGCGCTCTACCGCCTCGCGCACGCCGCGCCGGCCCGCGCCGTGGCGCGCCGCTTCGGGctcccgtcgcccgccgccgcggCGCAAGCCTTCTACGAGGTCTGCCGCGCCGTCGCCGACCGCCTCGCCGCCCTGCTCGACCTCGCCGCGCCCGACCGCATCTCCCGCGCCGTCCCGGGCTTCTGCGCGCTCTCCCTCCCCAACTGCTGCGGCGCGCTCGGCTACGCGCGCTTCGGGGGCGCCGCGGTCACCGCGCAGGCGCTGGTCGACGCCGAGGGCCGCTTCCTCGACGTCTCCGTCGGCTGGGACCCGGCCGAGGCGCCGCCGGAGGTCCTGCCGCGGACCAAGCTCTACACCTCGCAGTCGCTCGTGCTCGCCAACGCGCCCCACGGCGAGCTCATCGGCGGCTCCGTGCCGCGCTACTTCCTCGCGCCCGCCTGCTGCCCGCTGCTCCCCTGGCTCGTCACGCCCTACAGGGACGCCGGCGCCACGGACGGCGCGTCCAAGGAGCGCATCTTCAACAACGTGCACGCGCAGGGGGCGCGGCTGGTGAGGAGCGCGTTCGGCCGCGTGCGCGCGCGGTggctgctgctggaggagcccTGGAAGGGCGAGTGCCAGGAGGCGCTGCCGTACGTCGTGGTCGCCGGCTGCCTGCTGCACAACTTTCTCATCAAGTGCGGCGAGCCGATGCCCGacgcggcggcggctccggtggaCGCCGGCGCCGACGCGTTTGCGGACTTCGAGGGGGAGAATGACAAGGAAGGGGAGAGGATCCGGGATGTTCTTGCTGTGCATTTGAGCTTGGTGAGCCGTACCCAGTGA
- the LOC109782257 gene encoding autophagy-related protein 101 isoform X1 produces the protein MNCETCHLNELELEPLEIKDVLRCILHTIFFHRTLTLVRPKDVDCDLFEITYVQCGLAELEKEVDEKINQFIAWAEKHPNRKSQVCLSFFDEKNKHPGWFSSKTERVYWEQWFINLHVTSPKGQGKSRGSKAPANTKGQALEETSSRRDALSLLIQEVLFQIINYANEKKDHIPPISDRIFNHEILVPR, from the exons ATGAACTGCGAGACGTGCCACCTCAACGAACTG GAGCTGGAGCCGCTGGAGATCAAAGATGTGCTGCGAT GCATCTTGCATACTATATTCTTTCATCGAACCCTCACTCTTGTTCGGCCCAAGGATGTTGACTGCGACCTCTTTGAGATCACATAT GTTCAATGTGGACTTGCAGAACTAGAAAAGGAAGTTGATGAAAAGATCAACCAGTTCATTGCTTGGGCTGAAAAGCATCCAAATCGGAAAAGCCAG GTGTGCCTCTCGTTCTTCGATGAGAAGAACAAGCACCCAGGCTGGTTCAGCAGCAAGACTGAGAGGGTTTACTGGGAACAATGGTTCATCAATTTGCATGTCACAAGCCCTAAAGGGCAAGGCAAATCACGTGGCTCCAAAGCGCCAGCAAATACTAAAG GACAAGCATTGGAAGAGACCAGCTCAAGACGTGATGCGCTGAGCTTGCTGATCCAAGAAGTCCTGTTCCAGATCATTAACTACGCCAATGAGAAAAAAGACCATATTCCTCCAATCTCTGACAGAATATTCAATCATGAGATTTTGGTCCCCAG GTGA
- the LOC109782258 gene encoding putative bifunctional dihydrofolate reductase-thymidylate synthase isoform X1 → MLSSKLLGARAGISTLCTTATPLLSTRTTTISRWTRHKSLEAINKLKSSCFHQSQMMAGVTNGNSHSDIQRKYQVVVAATREMGIGKDGALPWKLPSDLKFFKDLTMATADPSKKNAVIMGRKTWESIPTKFRPLPGRLNVILTRSDSSDYATVENVVTCGSLDSSLELLASAPYSSTIEKAFLIGGGQVLRELLNASACEAIHLTDIESTIECDTFIPPIDPLVFHPWYSSSPVVENNIRHSFATFVRVRKSAEEANDSNLSELTSNDAKKKKFEIQIFSFLPKMIFEKHDEYQYLNLVQDILRSGARKNDRTGTGTISKFGCQMRFNLRKNFPLLTTKRVFWRGVLEELLWFISGSTNAKVLQEKNIRIWDGNASREYLDSIGLSQREEGDLGPVYGFQWRHFGAEYTDMHADYTGKGFDQLADVINKIKNNPDDRRIIMSAWNPTDLKKMALPPCHMFAQFYVENGELSCQMYQRSADMGLGVPFNIASYSLLTCMIAQVCDLSPGDFVHVMGDAHVYSTHVQALEEQLQKQPKPFPILKINPLKKDIDAFVASDFKLVSYDPHQKIEMKMAV, encoded by the exons ATGTTATCATCAAAGCTACTCGGCGCGCGAGCCGGCATCTCCACTCTATGCACGACC GCCACACCATTGTTGAGCACGCGTACCACCACAATTTCTCGTTGGACAAGGCATAAATCTCTTGAGGCCATCAACAAACTGAAGTCTTCCTGCTTCCATCAATCTCAAATGATGGCAGGTGTCACAAATGGCAATTCACACAGTGATATTCAGAGAAAATATCAAGTTGTGGTTGCTGCTACCCGTGAGATGGGCATTGGGAAGGACGGAGCATTGCCATGGAAGCTGCCTAGTGACCTTAAGTTTTTTAAGGATCTCACAATGGCTACAGCAGACCCATCAAAGAAAAATGCTGTTATAATGGGAAGGAAAACATGGGAAAGCATACCCACTAAGTTCAGGCCATTGCCCGGTCGCTTGAATGTTATACTGACTCGTTCGGACAGTTCTGATTATGCAACTGTTGAAAATGTTGTCACCTGTGGAAGCTTGGATTCTTCCCTAGAACTACTAGCATCAGCTCCCTACAGCTCAACAATTGAGAAAGCCTTTCTAATAGGGGGTGGCCAGGTACTGAG GGAATTGCTAAATGCATCTGCATGTGAGGCCATCCATCTTACTGACATAGAGTCCACCATTGAGTGTGATACTTTCATTCCTCCTATTGATCCATTGGTCTTCCACCCATGGTATTCATCTTCTCCAGTTGTGGAGAACAACATTAGGCATTCTTTCGCGACCTTTGTTCGCGTTAGAAAGTCGGCAGAAGAGGCTAATGACTCAAATCTCAGTGAATTAACCAGCAATGATGCTAAGAAGAAAAAGTTTGAAATTCAGATTTTTTCATTTCTACCAAAAATGATCTTCGAAAAGCATGATGAGTATCAGTATCTCAATCTTGTTCAAGATATACTACGAAGTGGTGCTCGGAAAAATGACAGAACAGGAACAGGAACAATATCAAAATTTGGTTGTCAG ATGCGGTTTAACTTGAGGAAGAATTTTCCATTACTTACAACAAAG AGGGTGTTCTGGCGTGGTGTTCTTGAAGAACTGTTGTGGTTCATCAGTGGCTCAACAAATGCAAAG GTTTTACAGGAAAAAAATATTCGTATATGGGATGGCAATGCGTCAAGGGAGTATCTTGACAG TATTGGTCTATCACAAAGAGAGGAGGGTGACTTGGGACCAGTTTATGGATTTCAGTGGAGACACTTCGGTGCTGA ATATACTGACATGCATGCTGATTACACGGGGAAAGGTTTTGATCAGTTAGCTGATGTCATTAACAAGATCAAGAATAACCCTGACGATAGGCGTATCATTATGTCTGCATGGAATCCAACAGATCTCAAGAAGATGGCACTTCCACCTTGCCACATGTTTGCACAG TTTTATGTCGAGAATGGAGAATTATCCTGTCAGATGTATCAACGTTCAGCTGACATGGGGCTTGGTGTACCATTCAACATTGCATCATATTCTCTTCTGACGTGTATGATTGCACAAGTTTGTG ATCTTTCTCCTGGAGATTTTGTCCATGTGATGGGCGATGCCCATGTCTACAGCACGCACGTCCAAGCCTTGGAGGAACAACTTCAGAAGCAGCCCAAGCCATTTCCT ATTCTGAAGATAAACCCTCTGAAGAAGGATATAGACGCGTTCGTCGCGTCAGACTTTAAGCTGGTCTCCTACGACCCGCACCAGAAGATAGAGATGAAGATGGCAGTATAA
- the LOC109782257 gene encoding autophagy-related protein 101 isoform X2 — MNCETCHLNELELEPLEIKDVLRCILHTIFFHRTLTLVRPKDVDCDLFEITYVQCGLAELEKEVDEKINQFIAWAEKHPNRKSQVCLSFFDEKNKHPGWFSSKTERVYWEQWFINLHVTSPKGQGKSRGSKAPANTKGQALEETSSRRDALSLLIQEVLFQIINYANEKKDHIPPISDRIFNHEILVPSSSDSVFGWNADVLRRALSSGHSYSLN, encoded by the exons ATGAACTGCGAGACGTGCCACCTCAACGAACTG GAGCTGGAGCCGCTGGAGATCAAAGATGTGCTGCGAT GCATCTTGCATACTATATTCTTTCATCGAACCCTCACTCTTGTTCGGCCCAAGGATGTTGACTGCGACCTCTTTGAGATCACATAT GTTCAATGTGGACTTGCAGAACTAGAAAAGGAAGTTGATGAAAAGATCAACCAGTTCATTGCTTGGGCTGAAAAGCATCCAAATCGGAAAAGCCAG GTGTGCCTCTCGTTCTTCGATGAGAAGAACAAGCACCCAGGCTGGTTCAGCAGCAAGACTGAGAGGGTTTACTGGGAACAATGGTTCATCAATTTGCATGTCACAAGCCCTAAAGGGCAAGGCAAATCACGTGGCTCCAAAGCGCCAGCAAATACTAAAG GACAAGCATTGGAAGAGACCAGCTCAAGACGTGATGCGCTGAGCTTGCTGATCCAAGAAGTCCTGTTCCAGATCATTAACTACGCCAATGAGAAAAAAGACCATATTCCTCCAATCTCTGACAGAATATTCAATCATGAGATTTTGGTCCCCAG CTCTTCTGATTCTGTATTCGGGTGGAACGCCGACGTTCTTCGGAGGGCATTGAGTAGTGGACATTCGTACTCACTGAACTGA